The following nucleotide sequence is from Psychroserpens sp. Hel_I_66.
CGCTTCACCAACTGGTAAAAATGCACCTTCTTCTTCACCGTCACCATCATCATCACCAGGAGTTACTATTTGAGAATACCTTGCAAAGTCAAAAAAGAAAGGATCATCTCTTGGTCCTGCAAAAAATTTCATATCTCCATTAGTTTCTGTAATAGCACTGTTTCCATAAGATGATATTAATACATCATTTTGTGGTGCAGTATCTGCTAAAATAGTACTGTTTAAACCAGGTGAAGATGGAGCAATTGGTCCAAAGAAATACATTCTTCCGTCACGTGGTATTGCTTGGATAACAAGATCTGCAACGTTATCTGCATTGTTATCAATGTTAAATTCTACTAAAACATTTTCATCAAACGATGCAGCTCCAGTATTTGCAGGACTAATTAATCCCTGTACGTTGGCAACAAAAACGATGTTGTCTTGATCTTGTCCCCTAAAGGCATAGATGTCGGTAATATCACTAGTACCACCTGCAACTGCGGGAGCATCAATATGATCTGCTGCGATTGCGAAAAAGCCAGCAATGGTCAACACTGCAGCTCCAATTAAAATTTTTGATTTTTTCATAATAAATTGAGATTTTTGTTAATTATTTGTTTGTCTCTAATCTATATACGAGGAAATCGCAGTTACGGTTTTATTAATGTTTTGTTAATCGGAATAATGCAGCATTTATTCGAAGAAAAAACTAACTTTGTATTGTAAAAAGTAACCAATGAACCCATCTACTAG
It contains:
- a CDS encoding DUF4331 family protein, whose protein sequence is MKKSKILIGAAVLTIAGFFAIAADHIDAPAVAGGTSDITDIYAFRGQDQDNIVFVANVQGLISPANTGAASFDENVLVEFNIDNNADNVADLVIQAIPRDGRMYFFGPIAPSSPGLNSTILADTAPQNDVLISSYGNSAITETNGDMKFFAGPRDDPFFFDFARYSQIVTPGDDDGDGEEEGAFLPVGEASDTFAGTNVLSIVVELPKSMVGSGDAVGMWVETKRKQ